The DNA window CGACCGGGATGCCGGCCGTCGCATCACCTGCCCGACCCTCGTCGCCTGGTCGGCGCACGACGACATTCCCTTTCTGTATGACGATCCCGCCGCCATCTGGCAGTCGTGGTGCACACTGCCGGTCCGCACGGCGGTCGTGGACTCCGGGCATCACATGGCCGAGGAGAACCCGGAGCACCTGGCCGAGGTCCTGCTCGGCTTCCTCACCGACACGGCTCCGTCGGGCCGGTGAGATCGCCGATATCGCAACCTGTCCGGACGTTCTGTTCTAGTCGTGCTGCCTGATCTTGAGGTGGGAGCTCTCCTCCAGACGGGCGAGCGGTTCCCAGTCCCGGTGTGGGTGGGCCTCGGTGCGCATCCGCTCGATCATGTGCGGATGGTGCAGCTCGAAGGCCGGCCGCTCGGAGCGGATCCGGGGCAGCGAGGTGAAGTTGTGCCGCGGCGGCGGGGTCGAGGTCGCCCACTCCAGCGAGTTGCCGTAGCCCCACGGATCGTCGGCGGTGGTGACCTCGCCGTAGCGCATCGACCGGAACACGTTCCAGATGAACGGCAGGGTCGAGGCACCGAGCACGAACGCACCGATCGTGGAGATCATGTTCAGCGTGGTGAACCCGTCGGTGGGCAGGTAGTCCGGGTAGCGCCGGGGCATACCGATCGTGCCCAGCCAGTGCTGCACCAGGAACGTCAGGTGGAACCCCAGGAACGTGGTCCAGAAGTGGAACTTGCCCAACCCCTCGTCCAGGAACCGGCCCGTCATCTTCGGGAACCAGAAGTAGATCCCCGAATAGGTGGCGAACACGATGGTGCCGAACAGCACGTAGTGGAAGTGCGCGACCACGAAGTACGAGTCCGACACGTGGAAATCCAGCGCCGGCGCGGCCAGGATGACACCGGTCAGACCACCGAACAGGAACGTGACCAGGAACCCGGCGGCGAAGAGCATGGGTGTCTCGAAGGACACCTGGCCCCGCCACATCGTGCCGATCCAGTTGAAGAACTTCAGGCCCGTCGGCACCGCGATCAGGAACGTCATGAAGGAGAAGAACGGCAACAGCACCGCACCGGTGGCGAACATGTGGTGCGCCCACACCGCCACCGACAGCGCCGCGATCGACAACGTCGCATACACCAGGCCGCGGTAGCCGAACAGCGGCTTGCGACTGAACACCGGGAACACCTCGGACACGATCCCGAAGAACGGCAACGCGATGATGTAGACCTCGGGATGCCCGAAGAACCAGAACAGGTGCTGGAACAGGATCGCGCCGCCGTTGGCCG is part of the Nakamurella alba genome and encodes:
- the ctaD gene encoding aa3-type cytochrome oxidase subunit I translates to VMALFMRAELARPGMQFLSNEQFNQLFTMHGTVMLLFYATAIVFGFANFVLPLQIGAPDVAFPRLNAFSYWLYLFGSLIAVSGFFTPGGAAAFGWTAYTPLSNEVNSPGVGGDLWIMGLAVSGLGTILGGVNMITTVVCLRAPGMTMWRLPIFTWNILVTSILVLIAFPVLTAALFGLAADRHFGSHVFDPANGGAILFQHLFWFFGHPEVYIIALPFFGIVSEVFPVFSRKPLFGYRGLVYATLSIAALSVAVWAHHMFATGAVLLPFFSFMTFLIAVPTGLKFFNWIGTMWRGQVSFETPMLFAAGFLVTFLFGGLTGVILAAPALDFHVSDSYFVVAHFHYVLFGTIVFATYSGIYFWFPKMTGRFLDEGLGKFHFWTTFLGFHLTFLVQHWLGTIGMPRRYPDYLPTDGFTTLNMISTIGAFVLGASTLPFIWNVFRSMRYGEVTTADDPWGYGNSLEWATSTPPPRHNFTSLPRIRSERPAFELHHPHMIERMRTEAHPHRDWEPLARLEESSHLKIRQHD